The Flavobacterium jumunjinense genome includes a region encoding these proteins:
- a CDS encoding glycoside hydrolase family 65 protein, whose amino-acid sequence MNQDYIVPNNWSIIEEGFEAERVKSSESLFSIGNGAMGQRANFEEKYSGDTFQGSYIAGVYYPDKTKVGWWKNGYPQYFAKVLNAPNWIGINVEINGENIDLASCEIKKFRRELNMKEGWYNRTFNAILKNGIEIKVNTTRFLSLDIDELGAIKYEVTPINSDAKVAFKPYLDTGIENEDTNWEEKFWETLEVKHDENSAFIMARTLKTKFSVATYMQNSILVNTISANVKPVEVQKEATTISFTYEIAASKGQTVAIEKLGGYTVSTNHKEEELIRAAKNVLDQGNKLGFDTLLKQQKEAWAKIWEMSDITIEGDVKAQQGIRFNIFQLNQTYLGKDSRLNIGPKGFTGEKYGGSTYWDTEAYCIPFYMATKDQNVARSLLEYRYNQLDKAIENAENNLGFKNGAALYPMVTMNGEECHNEWEITFEEIHRNGAIAFAIFNYYRFTGDYSYIPKKGLEVLIGIARFWHQRATFSSDKDKYVILGVTGPNEYENNVNNNWYTNYIAKWCIDYAYEQIEKVKSEYSNDYSRIMSKVNLDEPELNEWKKVADNMYFPYSEKHDVFLQQDNFLDKELIKVADLDKSQRPINQKWSWDRILRSPYIKQADTLQGFYFFEDHFTKEQLERHFDFYEPFTVHESSLSPCVHSIQAAVLGRMEQAYTFYLRTSRLDLDDYNKEVHEGLHITSMAGTWMSIVEGFGGMRVKNDILHFEPRIPNQWEGYSFKINFRNQILKVEVSQKETKFSQEGTTAIKVSVFGKEILVEPNHLVTV is encoded by the coding sequence ATGAATCAAGATTATATTGTACCAAACAACTGGTCGATTATTGAAGAAGGATTTGAAGCTGAAAGAGTAAAATCTTCTGAAAGTTTATTTAGCATCGGGAATGGTGCTATGGGACAACGTGCTAATTTTGAAGAAAAATATTCTGGGGACACTTTCCAAGGAAGCTATATTGCAGGAGTTTATTATCCTGACAAAACAAAAGTAGGTTGGTGGAAAAACGGTTATCCTCAATATTTTGCAAAAGTCTTAAATGCTCCAAATTGGATAGGTATCAACGTAGAGATCAATGGAGAAAACATTGATTTAGCAAGTTGCGAAATTAAAAAATTTCGACGTGAATTAAATATGAAAGAAGGTTGGTACAATCGCACTTTCAATGCTATTCTTAAAAACGGAATAGAAATAAAAGTAAACACTACACGCTTTCTTTCTTTAGACATAGATGAATTAGGAGCCATAAAATACGAAGTAACACCTATTAATAGTGATGCTAAAGTTGCTTTCAAACCCTACTTAGATACAGGAATTGAAAACGAAGACACTAATTGGGAGGAAAAATTTTGGGAAACATTAGAAGTAAAACACGATGAAAACAGTGCTTTTATAATGGCTCGCACTTTAAAAACTAAGTTCTCCGTTGCTACATATATGCAAAATAGCATACTGGTGAATACTATTTCTGCAAATGTTAAACCTGTTGAGGTACAAAAAGAGGCCACCACGATATCTTTTACTTATGAAATTGCAGCCTCAAAAGGTCAAACAGTAGCTATTGAAAAACTTGGTGGCTATACTGTTTCTACAAATCACAAAGAAGAAGAATTAATTCGCGCAGCCAAAAACGTATTAGATCAAGGAAACAAATTAGGATTCGATACATTATTAAAACAACAGAAAGAAGCTTGGGCTAAAATCTGGGAAATGAGCGATATTACTATTGAAGGGGATGTTAAGGCGCAACAAGGTATTCGTTTTAATATTTTCCAATTAAACCAAACTTATCTTGGTAAAGATTCTCGTTTAAACATTGGTCCGAAAGGATTTACAGGTGAAAAATATGGTGGTTCTACCTATTGGGATACAGAAGCTTATTGCATTCCTTTCTACATGGCAACAAAAGATCAAAATGTTGCAAGAAGCCTTTTAGAATATCGTTATAACCAACTAGACAAAGCAATAGAAAATGCCGAAAACAATCTAGGTTTCAAAAACGGAGCTGCATTATATCCAATGGTTACCATGAATGGTGAAGAGTGCCATAATGAATGGGAAATTACATTTGAAGAAATTCATAGAAATGGAGCTATTGCCTTTGCTATTTTCAATTACTATCGTTTCACAGGTGATTATTCATACATTCCAAAAAAGGGACTTGAAGTATTAATTGGAATCGCTCGTTTTTGGCATCAAAGAGCTACTTTTTCATCAGACAAAGACAAATATGTAATTCTTGGTGTTACAGGTCCGAATGAATATGAGAACAACGTGAATAATAACTGGTACACCAATTACATTGCAAAATGGTGTATTGATTATGCCTACGAACAAATTGAAAAAGTAAAATCTGAATATAGCAATGATTACTCACGTATTATGAGCAAAGTAAATCTTGATGAACCTGAATTAAATGAATGGAAAAAAGTGGCAGACAACATGTACTTCCCATATTCAGAAAAACATGATGTATTCCTTCAACAAGATAACTTCTTAGACAAAGAGCTTATAAAAGTAGCTGATTTAGACAAATCGCAACGACCAATTAATCAAAAATGGTCTTGGGACAGAATTCTACGTTCTCCATATATAAAACAAGCAGATACATTACAAGGATTCTATTTCTTTGAAGATCATTTTACGAAAGAACAACTAGAAAGGCATTTTGATTTTTATGAACCCTTCACTGTTCATGAAAGTTCCCTTTCTCCTTGTGTACATTCTATTCAAGCAGCTGTTTTAGGAAGAATGGAACAAGCGTATACTTTTTACCTAAGAACATCTCGTTTAGATTTAGATGACTACAATAAAGAAGTTCACGAAGGTCTTCATATTACATCAATGGCAGGAACATGGATGAGTATTGTGGAAGGCTTTGGAGGAATGAGAGTTAAAAATGATATATTACATTTTGAGCCAAGAATTCCAAACCAATGGGAAGGATATTCTTTTAAAATTAATTTCAGAAATCAAATTTTAAAAGTTGAAGTATCTCAAAAAGAAACTAAATTTTCTCAAGAAGGTACTACTGCAATTAAAGTCTCTGTTTTTGGTAAAGAAATTTTAGTGGAGCCAAACCATTTAGTTACCGTATAA
- a CDS encoding alpha/beta hydrolase, translating into MKKVFLLFLIGTITFAQQKTNILPESDKVEGTITRIDNFPTKNITPRNVDIWLPKEYSKSKKYSVIYMHDGQNLFDGNSTWNKQEWMTDEIASKLMNEKKVVDFIIVGIHNIPNIRFLDLYPTKTLNYIPKKVKDSVFAEAQKRGMKITEEDFNGDNYLKFIVEELKPYVDANFSTLKEANNTFIGGSSMGGLMSMYGICEYPEVFSGAICISTHWPGMIPQNNNPIPASFFAYLKEKIPSPENHKFYFDFGTETLDQFYPQYEDTVNKLFYDKGYSIQNFKNLRFEGENHTELSWQKRLDIPFLFMLKK; encoded by the coding sequence ATGAAAAAAGTATTTTTATTATTTCTTATTGGAACAATAACATTTGCACAACAAAAAACAAATATCCTTCCAGAATCAGACAAAGTAGAAGGTACAATTACAAGAATTGATAATTTTCCAACAAAAAATATCACTCCTAGAAATGTAGACATTTGGCTTCCAAAAGAATACTCAAAGTCAAAAAAATATAGTGTTATCTATATGCATGATGGACAAAATTTATTTGATGGTAATTCAACATGGAACAAGCAAGAATGGATGACAGATGAAATAGCTTCAAAATTAATGAATGAAAAAAAGGTTGTTGATTTTATCATTGTTGGAATTCACAATATACCTAACATTCGTTTTCTCGATTTATACCCTACTAAAACATTAAACTATATTCCAAAAAAAGTAAAAGATTCCGTTTTTGCAGAAGCACAAAAAAGAGGAATGAAAATTACAGAAGAAGATTTTAATGGAGATAACTATTTAAAATTCATTGTTGAAGAATTAAAACCTTATGTTGATGCTAATTTTTCAACCCTAAAAGAGGCTAACAACACATTTATTGGTGGTTCAAGCATGGGTGGCTTAATGTCTATGTATGGAATTTGTGAATATCCAGAGGTATTTAGTGGTGCAATTTGTATTTCAACACATTGGCCAGGAATGATACCACAAAACAACAACCCTATTCCTGCATCATTCTTTGCTTATTTAAAAGAAAAAATTCCTTCTCCAGAAAATCATAAATTCTATTTTGATTTTGGAACAGAAACCCTAGACCAATTTTATCCACAATATGAAGACACAGTAAACAAACTGTTTTACGACAAAGGTTATTCTATTCAGAATTTCAAGAACTTACGTTTTGAAGGAGAAAACCACACCGAATTATCTTGGCAAAAACGTCTTGATATACCATTCTTATTTATGTTAAAAAAATAA
- a CDS encoding TIM-barrel domain-containing protein, producing MKKLVLLFLITTLSFSQNASRQFSKFELKDKTISIQTNDGEYLFNYLNNKIIETSFVPKNEKFNSSSHSKVMENGFFKNEILENENEIKIVTDNIKIVITKKPFQISYLDKENKLILSEKNGYIKKDSTETLDFNLTSDEVLYGGGARVLGMNRRGNKLQLYNKAHYGYENKSELMNYTLPIVISSKKYMLHFDNAPIGYLDLDSKKNNTLTYETISGRKTYQIIVGDTWEDLVSNYTLLTGRQPLPPRWALGNFSSRFGYHSEAEARKTIQKFKDEKIPVDAIILDLYWFGKEMKGTMGNLEVFRDSFPNFEKMVADFKEQGVKTVTITEPFILTNSKKWKEAKAKKVLATNNDSSPATWDFYFGNTGLVDVFKPEGKEWFWTIYKDLHNKGVSGIWGDLGEPEVFPSSANTFAGKADEVHNIYGHEWAKLIYDGYRKDFPTERPFILMRAGAAGSQRYGMIPWSGDVNRTWGGLSGQTEISLQMGMQGLGYMHSDLGGFAGDNLDDELYIRWLQYGVFNPIFRPHAQEDVPSEPVFRSDKAKALAKEAIELRYQLLPYNYNIAFENSQTGKPLMRPLFFEEENNKALLTKSDGYLWGNDFLVYPVTVSNQKTKEVYFPNTANWYDFYTGKKYQGGTTQIVELNEDNIPTFVRGGSFIPMAKLVQTTDNYNLKQFDLHFYFDDSRKISSGKLFNDDGYSTNTFKDNKFEKVTFRSKFKEEKLEIRVASDHELISNTDKEVTLKIHNISKKPEIITVNSKKTKYKLDSSTNTLDLKIVLENDKKAQIEIQF from the coding sequence ATGAAAAAACTAGTACTACTATTTCTTATCACAACGCTCTCATTTTCTCAAAATGCGAGTAGACAATTTTCTAAATTTGAATTAAAAGACAAAACAATTTCAATTCAAACAAATGACGGTGAGTATTTATTCAATTATTTAAATAATAAAATAATTGAAACATCATTCGTTCCAAAAAATGAAAAATTCAATTCCAGTTCACATTCTAAAGTAATGGAAAATGGATTCTTCAAAAATGAAATTTTAGAAAACGAGAATGAGATTAAAATAGTAACTGATAATATCAAAATAGTAATTACTAAAAAACCATTTCAAATTTCTTACCTAGATAAAGAGAACAAACTCATCCTTTCCGAAAAAAACGGTTACATTAAAAAAGACAGTACAGAAACACTCGATTTCAATTTAACTTCAGATGAAGTTTTATATGGTGGTGGTGCACGTGTTTTAGGCATGAACAGAAGAGGAAATAAACTACAACTATACAACAAAGCACATTACGGCTACGAAAACAAGTCGGAATTAATGAACTATACTTTACCAATAGTCATTTCTTCAAAAAAGTATATGCTTCATTTTGACAATGCTCCAATTGGTTATTTAGATTTAGATAGCAAAAAAAATAACACTTTAACCTATGAAACCATTTCAGGAAGAAAAACTTATCAAATTATCGTAGGCGACACTTGGGAAGATTTAGTTTCAAACTACACCTTACTAACAGGAAGACAACCCTTGCCTCCAAGATGGGCTTTAGGTAATTTTTCCTCACGTTTTGGTTATCATTCAGAAGCAGAGGCTAGAAAAACCATTCAGAAATTCAAAGATGAAAAAATTCCTGTAGATGCAATCATTCTAGATTTATATTGGTTTGGAAAAGAGATGAAAGGGACAATGGGAAATCTTGAAGTCTTTAGAGATAGTTTTCCTAATTTCGAGAAAATGGTAGCTGATTTCAAAGAACAAGGTGTAAAAACGGTTACCATAACAGAACCTTTCATTTTGACTAATTCTAAAAAGTGGAAAGAAGCAAAAGCAAAAAAGGTCTTAGCCACAAATAACGATAGTTCACCTGCAACTTGGGATTTTTATTTCGGAAATACGGGTTTAGTAGATGTTTTTAAACCCGAAGGAAAGGAATGGTTTTGGACAATTTATAAAGATCTACACAACAAAGGTGTTTCAGGAATTTGGGGCGATTTAGGTGAGCCAGAAGTTTTTCCTTCATCTGCTAACACTTTTGCTGGAAAAGCAGATGAAGTTCATAATATTTACGGTCACGAATGGGCTAAACTTATTTATGACGGTTATCGAAAAGATTTCCCCACAGAAAGGCCTTTCATTTTAATGCGTGCTGGAGCAGCAGGTTCGCAACGCTACGGAATGATTCCTTGGAGTGGTGATGTAAACCGAACTTGGGGTGGACTTTCAGGACAAACAGAGATTTCATTACAAATGGGAATGCAGGGTTTAGGTTATATGCATTCTGATTTAGGTGGTTTTGCAGGAGATAATTTAGACGATGAATTATACATTCGTTGGCTACAATATGGAGTTTTCAATCCAATTTTCCGTCCACATGCACAAGAAGATGTTCCTTCTGAACCAGTTTTTAGAAGTGACAAAGCAAAAGCACTCGCTAAGGAAGCTATAGAATTGCGTTATCAATTATTACCATACAATTACAACATTGCTTTTGAAAATTCACAAACTGGAAAACCTTTAATGCGCCCCTTGTTCTTCGAAGAAGAGAATAACAAAGCGTTACTTACAAAATCTGATGGTTATTTATGGGGAAATGATTTTCTAGTTTATCCTGTTACAGTATCTAATCAGAAAACAAAAGAGGTTTATTTCCCAAATACAGCCAATTGGTATGATTTCTACACAGGAAAAAAATACCAAGGTGGCACAACACAAATAGTTGAACTAAACGAAGATAATATTCCAACATTTGTTCGTGGTGGTAGTTTTATTCCAATGGCAAAATTGGTTCAAACCACAGATAATTATAATTTAAAACAATTTGATTTGCATTTCTATTTTGATGATTCAAGGAAAATTTCATCAGGAAAGTTATTTAATGATGATGGCTATTCTACAAATACTTTTAAGGATAATAAATTTGAAAAAGTAACATTCAGAAGTAAATTCAAAGAGGAAAAACTAGAAATTAGAGTAGCATCTGATCATGAATTAATTTCAAATACAGACAAAGAAGTCACTTTAAAAATTCATAATATTTCTAAAAAACCAGAAATAATAACAGTGAATTCTAAAAAAACAAAATATAAATTAGATTCCTCCACAAACACTTTAGACCTAAAAATTGTTTTAGAAAACGATAAAAAAGCTCAAATAGAAATACAATTTTAA
- a CDS encoding alpha-amylase family glycosyl hydrolase: protein MKNTILFFLTSILLISCNQKKEAIGNNTEKTPTPFVWKAANVYFLLTDRFNNGDTLNDNLLERNKLAAKLRGFKGGDIRGIIQKIEEGYFTDLGINAIWMTPIVEQIHGSVDEGTGNSYGFHGYWAKDWTNLDPNFGTRKDLAELVKKAHAKGIRIILDAVINHTGPVTEKDEVYPDEWVRTSPKCTYDSYGNNINCTLVENLPDIKTENNDAVELPPMLVEKWKKEGHYEEEIAELDTFFKETGYPRAPKYYIMKWLSDYIVDFGIDGYRVDTVKHTYEDVWSEFAKVCQTKFDTFKKNNPTKVLDNNDFFLVGEVYGYGISGKKLYDFGDKKVDYFAHGFNSLINFDFKSDANKSYEELFAPYSNTLQNGLKGFSVMNYISSHDDGSPFDKKREKAIEAGTKLLLTPGISQIYYGDETARSLDISGTEGDATLRSLMNWEDIKTNPKTKEVLNHFQKLGQFRKNHPSVGAGKHTLIASLPYTFSRVYSASDYEDKVIIALNIPKGEKEIAVGSIFKNEDIVIDTYSNTKATVQNGKATFNTPFTILLIEKQ, encoded by the coding sequence ATGAAAAACACAATTCTATTCTTCCTTACATCTATACTTTTAATTAGTTGTAATCAAAAAAAAGAAGCAATTGGTAATAACACAGAAAAAACACCAACTCCTTTTGTTTGGAAAGCAGCCAATGTCTATTTCCTTTTAACCGATCGTTTCAACAATGGTGATACTTTAAATGATAATCTTCTAGAGAGAAACAAATTAGCAGCTAAATTACGTGGCTTTAAAGGTGGAGACATTCGTGGAATTATTCAAAAAATAGAGGAAGGCTATTTTACAGATTTAGGAATAAATGCTATTTGGATGACTCCAATTGTGGAACAAATTCATGGTTCAGTAGATGAAGGAACAGGAAATTCTTATGGTTTCCATGGCTATTGGGCAAAAGATTGGACGAACTTAGATCCGAATTTTGGAACGCGAAAAGATTTGGCAGAATTAGTTAAAAAAGCACATGCAAAAGGAATCAGAATTATTTTAGATGCAGTAATTAACCATACTGGTCCAGTAACTGAAAAAGATGAAGTTTATCCTGACGAATGGGTAAGAACCTCACCTAAATGTACCTATGACAGCTATGGAAATAACATCAATTGCACTTTAGTTGAGAACCTTCCAGATATAAAAACGGAAAATAATGATGCTGTTGAATTACCTCCAATGCTTGTCGAAAAATGGAAAAAAGAAGGACATTATGAGGAAGAAATAGCAGAATTAGATACTTTCTTCAAGGAAACAGGCTATCCAAGAGCTCCAAAATATTACATCATGAAATGGCTTTCTGATTATATTGTAGATTTTGGGATAGACGGCTATCGTGTTGATACAGTCAAACACACTTATGAAGATGTTTGGAGCGAATTTGCTAAAGTTTGTCAAACAAAATTTGATACTTTCAAAAAGAACAACCCAACAAAAGTTTTAGACAACAACGACTTCTTTTTAGTGGGTGAAGTATATGGTTATGGTATTTCAGGTAAAAAACTTTATGATTTTGGAGATAAAAAAGTAGATTATTTTGCTCATGGTTTTAATAGTTTAATCAATTTTGATTTTAAAAGTGATGCTAATAAATCTTATGAAGAACTATTTGCTCCGTATTCAAACACATTACAAAATGGCCTAAAAGGATTCAGTGTCATGAACTATATAAGTTCTCATGATGATGGTTCTCCTTTCGACAAAAAACGAGAAAAAGCAATTGAAGCGGGAACAAAATTACTATTAACTCCTGGAATTTCACAAATATATTATGGAGATGAAACCGCTCGTTCTCTAGACATTTCAGGAACTGAAGGAGATGCTACTTTACGTTCTTTGATGAACTGGGAAGACATCAAAACGAATCCGAAAACAAAAGAAGTGTTAAATCATTTTCAAAAACTAGGACAGTTTAGAAAAAACCATCCTTCTGTTGGAGCTGGAAAACACACATTAATCGCTTCTTTACCTTACACATTTAGTAGAGTCTATTCAGCATCTGACTATGAAGACAAAGTAATCATTGCCTTAAATATACCGAAAGGAGAAAAAGAAATAGCAGTTGGAAGTATCTTCAAGAATGAAGACATTGTTATCGATACCTATTCGAATACTAAAGCAACTGTCCAAAATGGAAAAGCTACTTTCAATACACCATTTACCATTCTATTAATTGAAAAACAATAA
- a CDS encoding alpha-amylase family glycosyl hydrolase, with amino-acid sequence MKKTILTLTLLATLFSCKEEKKEIVAQPVIEETKEIAQFSPEMAENAVIYEANIRQYSPEGTFNEFTKDIPQLKELGVKIIWVMPIFPISETKRKATGGKDSKFASEMPESEQSKYLGSYYAVSDFKAINPEFGTIEDFRKLVKMAHDNGIYVILDWVPNHTGWDHVWLKEHPEFYTKNDKGEITHPKDTDWTDVADLDYSNEGLRKAMVNDMKYWLNNEGIDGFRCDVAGSVPTEFWQEAVPQLRKEKNIFMLAEAWEPELFKDGLFDMGYAWDGHHAMNKIAQGKEDVSAWDSYMEKRTKEYEANDILMNFVDNHDENSWNGTISERMEEASEIMMALSYLTPGIPLIYSGDEYGLDHRLKFFEKDTIPKTKGKNWEIFKKLGKLKTEKTALNGGKDKASYKRINTTSNDKVLAFEREKNGKKIIFIGNMSKENQEFTIQTMGKFKNIYTNSDFFIEKNQKLKMKPWEFVILE; translated from the coding sequence ATGAAAAAAACAATTCTAACACTAACACTTCTAGCCACTTTATTTAGTTGTAAAGAAGAAAAAAAGGAAATAGTAGCACAACCTGTTATTGAAGAGACAAAAGAAATAGCACAATTTTCACCAGAAATGGCTGAAAATGCTGTTATTTATGAAGCAAACATTCGTCAATATTCTCCAGAAGGGACATTCAATGAATTCACTAAAGATATTCCGCAACTGAAAGAATTAGGTGTTAAAATTATTTGGGTAATGCCAATTTTTCCTATTTCGGAAACAAAAAGAAAAGCAACTGGAGGAAAAGACAGCAAATTTGCTTCAGAAATGCCAGAATCAGAACAATCAAAATATTTAGGAAGTTATTATGCAGTTTCTGATTTTAAAGCAATAAATCCTGAATTCGGAACAATAGAAGACTTTAGAAAATTAGTAAAAATGGCTCACGACAATGGCATTTATGTAATATTAGATTGGGTTCCTAATCATACTGGTTGGGATCATGTATGGTTGAAAGAACATCCCGAGTTTTATACAAAAAACGATAAAGGAGAAATTACACATCCAAAAGATACCGATTGGACAGATGTAGCCGACTTAGATTATTCAAATGAAGGTTTACGAAAAGCCATGGTTAACGACATGAAATATTGGTTAAACAATGAAGGTATAGATGGATTTCGTTGCGATGTAGCAGGTTCTGTTCCTACCGAATTTTGGCAAGAAGCAGTTCCTCAATTGCGTAAAGAAAAAAACATATTCATGCTGGCAGAAGCTTGGGAACCAGAATTATTCAAAGATGGATTGTTTGACATGGGTTATGCGTGGGATGGCCATCATGCAATGAATAAAATAGCTCAAGGAAAAGAAGATGTATCTGCTTGGGATAGCTATATGGAAAAAAGAACGAAAGAGTATGAAGCAAACGACATCTTAATGAATTTTGTAGACAATCATGATGAAAATTCCTGGAATGGAACTATTTCTGAAAGAATGGAAGAGGCTTCAGAAATCATGATGGCTTTGTCCTATTTAACTCCAGGAATTCCACTAATTTATAGTGGTGACGAATATGGACTAGATCACCGTTTAAAATTCTTCGAAAAAGATACTATTCCAAAAACAAAAGGTAAAAACTGGGAGATTTTCAAAAAATTAGGAAAACTTAAAACAGAGAAAACTGCACTAAATGGAGGAAAAGACAAAGCTTCTTACAAAAGAATAAATACAACGTCCAACGATAAAGTTCTCGCTTTCGAAAGAGAGAAAAACGGAAAAAAAATCATTTTTATTGGTAACATGTCTAAAGAGAATCAAGAATTTACAATTCAAACTATGGGTAAGTTTAAAAACATTTATACTAACTCAGATTTCTTCATTGAAAAGAATCAAAAACTTAAAATGAAACCTTGGGAATTTGTAATCTTAGAATAA